One region of Clostridiisalibacter paucivorans DSM 22131 genomic DNA includes:
- a CDS encoding bactofilin family protein, with the protein MFKKKVETSSNAFDTLVGSNTKVEGKVHGSGTIRLDGHLIGDLHVDGDAIIGNDGKVEGNIFCNNILISGTIIGNINTEEQLRITNTGELYGDIEVTSFVVDEEAIFEGSCKMKKTLDDNKVKPMVKNENRTEEKTAK; encoded by the coding sequence TTGTTTAAAAAGAAAGTAGAAACTAGTTCCAATGCCTTTGATACATTGGTTGGAAGTAATACAAAAGTTGAAGGAAAGGTTCACGGTTCAGGCACTATAAGATTAGATGGTCATCTTATTGGAGATCTTCATGTAGATGGAGACGCCATTATAGGCAATGATGGTAAAGTTGAAGGAAATATATTTTGCAATAATATATTAATATCTGGTACTATAATAGGCAATATAAATACTGAAGAACAACTTCGAATTACAAATACAGGAGAATTATATGGTGATATAGAAGTTACAAGTTTTGTAGTTGATGAAGAAGCAATATTTGAAGGTTCATGTAAAATGAAAAAAACTTTAGATGATAATAAAGTTAAGCCTATGGTGAAAAATGAGAATAGAACGGAAGAAAAGACAGCCAAATAG
- a CDS encoding M23 family metallopeptidase, with protein MSFLKFQHLKSNREQTFSILIIPKSDRVKEIKLPSWFPKFITIFSIVFLISSLIITISLIRSYKQMYISHNTQKDTIEKLELINNEQKEELITLKSKTEEAEKKLASLLILQDTVKDMVGIKEYPKNDKNDLLLSSNRGSSSVNRNNIVNFEQRIDNLSLMLDKSKTQMDNLIVDVDEKLKFLDAEPNLMPTTGKITSGFGYRANPIGRGREFHYGIDIANKKGTNIKSAGSGVVTYCGYRSGYGKLIVINHGYNYQSMYGHNNKVHVKVGENIKKGQVIAEMGNTGKSTGNHLHFEVRYKGKPINPNNILGKNKK; from the coding sequence ATGAGTTTTTTGAAGTTTCAGCATCTAAAATCAAACAGAGAACAAACATTCTCTATATTAATAATACCGAAATCTGATCGAGTAAAAGAAATAAAATTGCCTTCTTGGTTTCCAAAGTTTATAACTATTTTTTCTATAGTTTTTCTAATAAGCTCTCTAATTATTACCATAAGTCTCATTAGATCTTATAAACAAATGTATATTAGTCATAATACTCAAAAAGATACTATAGAAAAATTAGAATTAATAAACAATGAGCAAAAAGAAGAATTGATTACATTAAAATCTAAAACAGAGGAAGCAGAAAAAAAATTAGCCTCTTTATTAATTCTTCAAGATACTGTAAAAGATATGGTAGGTATAAAGGAATATCCTAAAAACGATAAAAATGATTTGCTACTGTCGTCTAATAGAGGCTCCTCAAGTGTAAATAGAAATAATATTGTTAATTTTGAACAGAGAATAGACAATCTATCTTTGATGCTTGACAAAAGTAAAACCCAAATGGACAATTTAATAGTAGATGTTGATGAAAAACTTAAATTCCTTGATGCAGAGCCAAATTTAATGCCTACAACTGGTAAAATTACATCAGGATTTGGATACAGAGCCAATCCCATTGGAAGGGGAAGAGAATTTCATTATGGTATAGACATAGCTAATAAAAAAGGCACTAATATAAAATCGGCTGGTTCTGGAGTAGTTACATATTGTGGATACAGAAGTGGATATGGTAAATTAATTGTTATAAATCATGGTTATAATTACCAATCCATGTACGGGCATAACAACAAAGTTCATGTTAAAGTAGGAGAAAACATTAAAAAAGGACAAGTTATAGCTGAAATGGGAAATACGGGAAAATCTACAGGTAATCATCTGCATTTTGAAGTTAGATATAAAGGAAAACCAATCAATCCCAATAATATTTTAGGGAAAAACAAAAAATAA
- a CDS encoding diacylglycerol/lipid kinase family protein: protein MKKVRIIYNPSSGRQIMEKRIDMICKILINKGYIIGKFATKKKNDAMNETIKCCKEDWDIIIACGGDGTVNEIATGILLGGRKIPVAILAGGTVNDFSNDMGLPRSPKKFCNMIDEGKTEDVDVGEVNGKYFVNVAAGGLLTNVAHQVPIELKTILGRMAYYIEGLKEIPKQKFKPIRIRVESEEYSGEEDILLFLISNGKSIGGFKKLAPKAEVKDGYLDCIIIKKSEIQDIISIFMKLFMGEHINHPNVIYFKTRKIYIESNDKIDIDIDGEHGGILPATFNVIPNAFRILVNK, encoded by the coding sequence ATGAAAAAAGTAAGGATTATATATAATCCATCGTCAGGTAGACAGATTATGGAGAAAAGAATAGATATGATTTGTAAGATATTAATAAATAAGGGTTATATTATTGGGAAGTTTGCTACAAAGAAAAAAAATGATGCCATGAATGAGACTATAAAATGTTGTAAAGAAGATTGGGATATTATTATTGCCTGCGGAGGAGATGGTACTGTAAATGAAATAGCTACTGGAATACTTTTGGGAGGGAGAAAGATACCAGTGGCAATATTAGCAGGGGGTACTGTGAATGATTTTTCAAACGACATGGGATTGCCACGAAGTCCTAAAAAATTTTGCAATATGATAGATGAAGGAAAAACCGAGGATGTGGATGTAGGAGAAGTTAATGGAAAATACTTTGTAAATGTGGCAGCAGGAGGATTGTTAACCAATGTAGCTCATCAAGTACCTATAGAATTAAAAACAATTTTGGGTCGAATGGCATATTATATAGAGGGTTTAAAAGAGATACCTAAACAAAAATTTAAACCTATAAGAATAAGGGTTGAAAGTGAAGAATATAGTGGTGAAGAGGATATATTATTATTTTTGATATCGAATGGTAAATCCATAGGAGGATTTAAAAAATTAGCTCCTAAAGCCGAGGTAAAAGATGGATATCTTGATTGTATTATAATTAAGAAATCTGAGATACAAGATATAATTTCTATATTTATGAAATTATTCATGGGTGAACATATAAATCACCCCAATGTTATTTATTTTAAGACTAGAAAAATATATATAGAATCTAATGATAAAATAGATATAGACATTGACGGAGAACATGGTGGAATATTACCAGCAACATTTAATGTAATTCCCAATGCATTTAGGATATTGGTAAATAAGTAG